From a region of the Odoribacter splanchnicus DSM 20712 genome:
- a CDS encoding DUF3990 domain-containing protein: MKLYHGSSVVVRKPLIARGRKTTDFGKGFYTTTDFEQAARWARIKRERLGHGKAVVSVYDFDERFLEADEFQVLRYQGATEKWLDFVVQNRKGVLEHHYDLVMGPVANDRLYATITLYEKGDLSVEAAIVQLKTHVLFDQLSFHSREALKCLRFISSEEV; the protein is encoded by the coding sequence ATGAAATTGTATCACGGTTCATCGGTCGTTGTGCGTAAGCCGCTGATTGCGCGGGGACGTAAGACTACGGATTTCGGGAAAGGCTTCTATACCACAACTGATTTCGAACAGGCTGCCCGATGGGCCAGGATTAAGCGTGAACGATTGGGGCACGGCAAAGCTGTCGTTTCTGTTTATGATTTTGACGAGCGATTCTTGGAGGCGGACGAGTTTCAAGTGTTGCGGTATCAGGGTGCTACGGAGAAATGGCTGGACTTTGTTGTCCAGAATCGTAAAGGAGTTTTGGAACATCATTATGATTTAGTGATGGGACCTGTTGCCAATGATCGACTGTACGCAACGATTACCCTGTATGAAAAGGGTGATTTATCGGTGGAAGCCGCTATTGTGCAACTGAAGACCCACGTCTTGTTCGATCAGTTGTCTTTCCATTCCCGCGAAGCGTTGAAGTGTCTTCGGTTTATTTCTTCGGAGGAAGTGTGA
- a CDS encoding DegT/DnrJ/EryC1/StrS family aminotransferase, with translation MVMKLNMVDLKGQYDKIREEVNAEIQKVLDTTAFINGPKVKEFAAHLAEYNRVKHVIPCGNGTDALQIALMALGLKPGNEVVVPAFTYVATAEVIGLLGYTPVMVDVDYTSFNVTVKNIERALTAKTKAIVPVHLFGQSCDMEPILKFASEHHLYVVEDNAQAIGAEYTFSDGTQKKTGTMGTIGCTSFFPSKNLGCYGDGGALMTDDDELAEKIRMIANHGQKVKYHHSVLGCNSRLDTLQAAILDVKLKHLDEYGAARYKAAQYYTRRLSGVEGIITPAEMPYSTHVYHQYTLKVLNGRRDVLKKFLEEGGIPAMIYYPLSLQQQEAFKPITRAAESLDMAEQLAYSVLSLPIHTEMTPEQQDLVIERIKEFYKS, from the coding sequence ATGGTAATGAAATTGAATATGGTCGACCTGAAAGGTCAGTACGATAAAATCCGGGAGGAGGTAAATGCTGAAATCCAAAAGGTACTGGACACAACCGCATTTATAAATGGTCCTAAAGTAAAGGAGTTTGCTGCTCATCTGGCGGAATATAACCGGGTGAAGCATGTCATTCCCTGTGGTAATGGTACCGATGCTTTGCAGATTGCTTTGATGGCTCTCGGTCTGAAACCGGGGAATGAGGTGGTTGTCCCCGCTTTTACATACGTGGCTACTGCGGAGGTGATCGGTTTGCTCGGGTATACTCCGGTTATGGTCGATGTGGATTATACTTCTTTCAACGTTACCGTTAAGAATATAGAGCGGGCTTTAACTGCCAAGACGAAAGCTATCGTTCCGGTGCATCTGTTCGGCCAGAGCTGTGATATGGAGCCTATTCTTAAATTTGCTTCCGAGCATCATTTATATGTCGTAGAAGATAATGCTCAGGCGATCGGGGCTGAATATACTTTTTCAGACGGTACCCAAAAGAAAACCGGAACTATGGGGACCATTGGTTGTACTTCTTTTTTCCCTTCCAAAAATTTAGGATGTTATGGAGATGGTGGGGCACTGATGACAGATGACGATGAACTGGCCGAAAAAATCCGGATGATTGCCAATCATGGTCAGAAAGTAAAATATCATCATTCGGTACTGGGATGTAATTCCCGGCTGGACACCTTACAGGCAGCTATTCTGGATGTGAAGCTGAAACATTTGGATGAATACGGTGCTGCACGTTATAAAGCTGCTCAGTATTATACCCGGAGGCTGAGTGGTGTCGAAGGGATAATTACTCCGGCTGAGATGCCTTATTCCACTCATGTTTACCATCAATACACCTTAAAAGTGCTGAATGGCCGTCGGGATGTTTTGAAGAAGTTTCTGGAGGAGGGAGGTATTCCTGCGATGATTTATTATCCATTGTCTTTGCAACAGCAGGAAGCATTTAAGCCTATTACACGGGCTGCCGAATCATTGGACATGGCTGAGCAGTTGGCTTATTCCGTACTGTCACTGCCGATTCATACTGAAATGACCCCTGAACAGCAGGATCTTGTCATTGAACGGATCAAAGAATTTTATAAATCCTGA
- a CDS encoding DUF3791 domain-containing protein — protein sequence MSEKIEYSMVPIKMADLASFIAAKKNMAVSDAICYLYNSEFVAKLYDEKSKWWYLDNETLYELMEQERRNNSVDFSAQKVQFVIFCIECYARKHRLSGLEVFVLFKEKGVLAFLRNHFEVLHTQGDAYILEEIESFLKNRKQK from the coding sequence GTGAGTGAGAAGATAGAATATTCGATGGTGCCTATAAAAATGGCGGATTTGGCTTCATTTATTGCAGCCAAGAAGAATATGGCCGTATCGGATGCTATTTGTTATTTGTACAATAGTGAGTTTGTCGCGAAGTTGTATGATGAAAAATCGAAGTGGTGGTATCTGGACAATGAAACGCTGTATGAGTTGATGGAGCAGGAGCGACGCAACAACAGCGTGGATTTCTCGGCGCAGAAGGTGCAGTTTGTTATTTTCTGTATTGAGTGCTATGCAAGGAAACACCGTCTGTCTGGTCTGGAGGTATTTGTCCTGTTCAAGGAGAAGGGAGTTCTTGCGTTTTTGCGGAATCATTTTGAAGTGTTGCATACTCAGGGGGATGCTTATATTCTGGAGGAAATAGAATCGTTTTTGAAGAATCGAAAGCAGAAATGA
- a CDS encoding nucleotide sugar dehydrogenase, which produces MYNKLVHKEARLALVGLGYVGLPIALEFAKKISVIGFDINEERLTMMRQGIDPCKELDSEAFENADIEFTSSIDELRKASFFIVAVPTPIDDHNQPDLTPLLGATRSVAKALKKGDYVVYESTVYPGCTEEDCIPVLEEISGLKAGVDFKFGYSPERINPGEKVHTLPNTVKIVSGCDPEALDTIAKVYELVVKPGVHRAPNVKVAEAAKIIENTQRDVNIALMNELSIIFSRIGINTYDVLEAAGTKWNFLKFYPGLVGGHCIGVDPYYLVYKANELKYHSQIISAGRFINDTMGGYIAKKLVKKLIGMGKAILGARILVMGMTFKENVADIRNSKVVDIINELKDFGVEVDVVDPYADPEEVKKMYGFRLIEKPLGNYDAVVVAVAHDAYQGLDEKYFKSLTCDKAVLVDVKGMYRDKIHELKYWSL; this is translated from the coding sequence ATGTACAATAAATTAGTTCATAAAGAGGCCAGGTTAGCTTTGGTTGGGTTAGGTTATGTCGGTTTGCCTATAGCTCTTGAATTTGCCAAAAAGATTTCAGTGATAGGTTTTGATATTAACGAGGAGCGTCTGACGATGATGCGCCAGGGGATAGATCCCTGTAAAGAACTGGATTCTGAAGCGTTTGAAAATGCTGATATCGAATTTACCTCTTCTATTGATGAATTGCGTAAGGCTTCCTTTTTTATTGTTGCCGTCCCTACACCGATAGACGATCATAATCAACCGGACCTGACTCCATTGCTGGGAGCAACGCGTTCGGTGGCGAAAGCCTTGAAAAAAGGGGATTATGTGGTGTATGAATCCACGGTTTATCCGGGCTGTACGGAGGAAGATTGTATTCCTGTGCTGGAAGAAATTTCGGGACTGAAAGCCGGGGTGGATTTTAAGTTCGGTTATTCCCCCGAACGGATCAATCCGGGAGAGAAAGTCCATACCTTGCCCAATACGGTTAAAATTGTATCGGGTTGTGATCCCGAAGCCCTGGACACGATCGCCAAAGTATATGAACTGGTTGTCAAACCGGGCGTACATCGCGCACCGAATGTAAAAGTGGCCGAGGCTGCAAAAATCATCGAAAATACTCAGCGGGATGTCAACATCGCTTTGATGAACGAACTGTCAATTATTTTCAGCCGCATCGGGATTAATACCTACGATGTGCTGGAAGCTGCCGGGACCAAATGGAACTTCCTGAAATTCTATCCGGGGTTAGTAGGGGGCCACTGCATCGGAGTAGACCCGTACTATCTGGTATACAAAGCCAATGAATTGAAATATCACAGTCAGATTATCAGTGCCGGACGTTTTATCAACGACACGATGGGTGGATATATTGCTAAAAAGCTGGTGAAGAAATTGATCGGTATGGGAAAAGCGATATTGGGGGCGCGTATTTTGGTGATGGGAATGACATTTAAGGAGAATGTGGCGGATATCCGTAATTCGAAAGTGGTGGATATTATCAATGAATTGAAAGATTTCGGAGTAGAGGTGGACGTGGTCGATCCGTATGCTGATCCGGAAGAGGTCAAAAAGATGTATGGTTTCCGTTTGATAGAAAAACCATTGGGGAATTATGACGCCGTCGTTGTTGCTGTTGCTCATGATGCTTATCAGGGATTGGATGAAAAGTATTTTAAGTCGCTGACTTGCGATAAAGCCGTGCTGGTGGATGTGAAGGGAATGTACAGGGATAAGATTCATGAGTTGAAGTATTGGAGTCTGTAG
- a CDS encoding acyltransferase, whose translation MKQKYFAHETAVIDENCQIGEGTKIWHFSHIMTGCVIGTNCNIGQNVVISPEVVLGNNVKVQNNVSVYTGVTCEDDVFLGPSCVFTNVTNPRSAVNRKSQYARTHVGKGATIGANATVVCGHDIGAYAFIGAGAVVTKHVPDYALLVGNPARQLGWMSEYGHRLYFDAEGIAECPESHEKYQLKDGKVFKL comes from the coding sequence ATGAAACAGAAATATTTTGCTCATGAAACGGCTGTTATAGACGAAAATTGTCAGATTGGGGAAGGAACGAAAATCTGGCATTTCAGTCATATTATGACAGGGTGTGTGATCGGGACGAACTGCAATATCGGTCAGAATGTAGTGATCTCTCCGGAGGTCGTCTTGGGAAACAATGTAAAAGTGCAGAATAATGTATCGGTTTATACCGGAGTAACTTGTGAAGACGATGTTTTCCTGGGGCCTTCCTGTGTATTTACTAACGTTACCAATCCCCGGAGTGCCGTCAACCGGAAATCCCAGTATGCCAGGACTCATGTAGGGAAAGGGGCGACAATCGGTGCAAATGCTACCGTTGTTTGCGGACACGATATCGGTGCCTATGCTTTTATCGGTGCCGGAGCTGTCGTGACGAAACATGTACCCGATTATGCCCTGTTGGTAGGTAATCCTGCCCGTCAGCTGGGCTGGATGAGCGAGTATGGACACCGGCTTTATTTTGATGCTGAAGGGATTGCCGAATGCCCGGAAAGCCACGAAAAGTACCAGTTGAAGGACGGGAAAGTATTTAAATTGTAG
- a CDS encoding O-antigen polymerase has product MMSWIYYYEFILLTLIGAVLVVYQVDHHYMINKLTDENSRVIGFYAILYTLVFFPLGMKLANFLFHEKRVDLLFERYTTSPIQYEKKYNDYNIRLLLLLLSGISVFSVIYVLYMLGDIPLLRFFRPSEFFNFAEFRIEASKNFQGNEYIRNLFALSLTPILSYVAYGYKLRDKTLFSRIWFYVMLLFTVLILTYNFEKAPILFYLLGFVFYQVYWKGSISKKMIVISFLGLLVLIVAMYTILMLGNNIDFTVLFNYNSGILGRLLLSQGAGTFLSFDIFPDIHPYIGFSSVSEFISNVFDLEYSEKSSRVIMEQINPNGVKMGLAGVVNSLFIAEAWANFGICGVIVAPLYVGFLIQSLYLFFLKSKKTPFLLALFVSFSIKGSITGGFNSYFYNINLFFLLFVFLGVYGLAFCIKLAKR; this is encoded by the coding sequence ATGATGTCGTGGATTTATTATTATGAATTTATCCTTTTGACATTAATCGGTGCAGTGTTGGTTGTATATCAGGTTGATCATCATTATATGATAAATAAATTGACGGATGAGAATAGCAGGGTTATAGGTTTTTATGCAATTCTTTATACCCTTGTTTTTTTTCCGTTGGGAATGAAATTGGCTAATTTTTTATTTCACGAAAAAAGAGTCGATTTGTTGTTTGAGAGATACACAACTTCTCCTATTCAATATGAAAAGAAATATAACGATTATAATATACGGTTATTATTGTTGCTTTTGAGTGGAATTTCTGTCTTTTCGGTTATATATGTCCTTTATATGTTGGGAGATATCCCTCTGCTGAGATTTTTCAGACCATCGGAGTTTTTTAATTTTGCGGAGTTCAGAATCGAGGCTTCCAAGAATTTTCAAGGCAATGAATATATAAGAAATTTGTTTGCCCTTTCGCTTACGCCGATTTTATCCTATGTGGCGTATGGTTATAAATTGCGGGATAAGACACTGTTTTCTCGGATATGGTTTTATGTTATGCTGTTGTTTACGGTTTTGATATTGACTTATAATTTTGAGAAAGCGCCGATTTTATTTTATTTATTGGGTTTTGTGTTTTATCAAGTTTATTGGAAAGGGAGCATTAGCAAAAAGATGATAGTTATAAGTTTTTTGGGATTATTGGTGCTGATTGTCGCTATGTATACAATATTAATGCTTGGAAACAATATAGATTTCACTGTTTTATTCAATTACAATAGCGGTATATTGGGGCGTTTGTTGCTGAGTCAAGGAGCTGGTACATTTTTGTCTTTTGATATATTTCCAGATATACATCCATATATCGGTTTTTCCTCTGTTTCTGAATTTATATCTAATGTTTTTGATTTAGAGTATTCTGAAAAATCCTCGCGGGTGATTATGGAACAGATAAATCCGAATGGTGTGAAAATGGGACTTGCTGGGGTTGTAAATTCCTTGTTTATAGCGGAAGCATGGGCAAATTTTGGAATATGCGGTGTTATAGTGGCACCATTGTATGTAGGTTTTTTAATACAATCGCTGTATTTATTTTTTTTAAAGTCGAAAAAAACACCTTTTTTATTGGCTCTTTTCGTTTCTTTTAGTATAAAAGGTTCAATTACAGGAGGATTTAATAGTTATTTCTATAATATAAATCTCTTCTTTTTGTTGTTTGTTTTTTTAGGTGTTTATGGATTGGCTTTTTGTATTAAACTGGCAAAGCGATGA
- a CDS encoding Gfo/Idh/MocA family oxidoreductase — MKNFALIGAAGYIAPRHLRAIKDTGNRLVAAYDKFDSVGIMDSFFPEASFFTEMELFDRHCSKLKRTDKQVDMVSICTPNYLHDAHIRYGLRLGSDIICEKPLVLNPWNIDALSEVEKETGHKVNNILQLRLHESIKALKKRIDEGPKDKVYDVDLTYITSRGNWYYTSWKGDIRKSGGVATNIGVHFYDMLTWIFGPVKENIVHVKSHDRVAGFLGLEKARVRYFLSINGDNLPENAVQGEKRTYRSIQIEGEEFEFSQGFTELHTESYRHILSGEGFGLDEVRNCINIVHTIRNAEPIGLKGDYHPLAKFPLVKHPFGWDR; from the coding sequence ATGAAAAATTTTGCATTGATCGGTGCGGCAGGCTATATCGCCCCACGCCATTTACGTGCTATTAAAGATACCGGTAACCGTTTAGTTGCGGCATACGATAAATTCGATAGTGTCGGAATTATGGATAGTTTCTTCCCTGAAGCTTCGTTTTTTACTGAGATGGAACTCTTCGACAGGCATTGTTCAAAATTGAAAAGGACGGATAAACAAGTGGATATGGTATCCATCTGTACTCCCAATTATTTGCATGATGCACATATTCGTTACGGCTTACGGCTGGGTTCCGACATAATCTGTGAAAAACCTTTGGTATTGAATCCTTGGAATATCGATGCCCTGTCGGAAGTTGAAAAGGAGACTGGGCATAAAGTCAATAATATTCTTCAGCTCCGGCTCCACGAATCCATCAAAGCCCTGAAGAAACGCATCGATGAGGGGCCAAAAGACAAGGTATACGACGTAGACCTCACTTATATCACTTCACGCGGAAACTGGTATTATACCAGTTGGAAAGGAGATATCCGGAAAAGCGGTGGAGTAGCAACCAATATCGGAGTTCATTTTTATGACATGCTGACTTGGATTTTCGGTCCGGTGAAGGAAAATATCGTACATGTGAAAAGTCATGATCGGGTAGCTGGTTTCTTAGGTTTAGAGAAGGCACGGGTTCGGTATTTCCTGAGTATCAACGGCGATAATCTGCCGGAAAATGCCGTGCAGGGGGAAAAACGTACTTATCGTTCCATTCAGATCGAAGGAGAAGAATTTGAGTTCAGTCAGGGATTTACCGAGTTGCATACGGAGAGTTACAGACACATTTTATCCGGAGAAGGCTTTGGTTTGGACGAAGTACGTAACTGTATCAACATTGTACATACGATTCGCAATGCAGAACCGATCGGTTTGAAAGGCGATTATCATCCGCTGGCAAAATTTCCTTTGGTAAAACATCCTTTTGGCTGGGACAGATAA
- a CDS encoding helix-turn-helix domain-containing protein — protein sequence MLKFFLNTSTHAYLRGLADEFGESTNALRLELNHLENAGLLKAENKGNRKVYHANSAHPLFNDIHRLVLKHSRITQVIEEVVERVGDISKVWVRGDFAVGKDSDLIDLVIAGKNIDVDYFENLVQKAGKIVKRQICYTIILPKQEAEYFIPGENKLLVWTK from the coding sequence TTGCTGAAATTCTTTCTGAATACGTCTACTCATGCTTATTTGCGTGGTCTGGCCGACGAATTCGGAGAATCGACGAATGCCCTTCGTCTTGAACTGAACCACTTGGAAAATGCCGGTTTACTGAAAGCCGAGAACAAAGGAAACAGAAAGGTATATCATGCTAATTCCGCTCATCCCCTTTTCAATGATATTCATCGGTTGGTATTAAAGCATAGCAGAATCACTCAGGTTATAGAAGAGGTGGTTGAACGGGTCGGAGACATTTCGAAAGTATGGGTACGTGGTGATTTTGCTGTCGGGAAGGATTCCGATCTGATCGATTTAGTAATTGCCGGTAAAAATATAGATGTCGATTATTTTGAAAATTTGGTTCAAAAGGCCGGTAAAATAGTAAAACGACAAATTTGCTATACAATCATTTTGCCCAAACAAGAAGCCGAATACTTTATACCCGGCGAAAATAAATTGTTGGTCTGGACAAAATAA
- a CDS encoding asparagine synthetase B family protein: MESLCMVELINNEGKAWLSFADGSVKGFAFEGERLLEKESLYGALTEAINRDSLADLLVRLNGNFAAVITIKNQCYLIVDKLRSYPLFYSGTHVSDVGEHLLKTIPSEIDEVNAYELLSLGYLSGASTLVNGIKSVVAGSYVVINTEDGSFSSYDYFSHIYKKVGRTKEEIFKLSQERLEAGFQRMLGSLKKNQPLLIPLSGGYDSRLIACLCKKFGLENVTCFTYGREDSFEVAISKKVASALGYKWYFVEYSEEVWNRFLSSKDFLQYCHFAGNLTANPHFQDLPALLKLKEQGVITPDMVVIPGHSGDLLGGSKIPVQILEGHLKSFRLENLSRLIFDNFFDLNVLNRKYKQIIIAKINSELQEYKSGSLASFLDNYECYWFVKSKVANFLVNSMRGYEYVGLDWRLPLWDDEYVKVWYEVDWKEKFYSNLYNEFMFENYFKKSRVAFIKNKGITNTGFVNQIKKILPSFLNQVARECLQFIRSMRKQKNVNAFDDVAQILYSMISSETYDGIKRVKRGNINAAVAYYYLDLLKNNHIGV, encoded by the coding sequence ATGGAGAGTCTTTGTATGGTTGAGTTGATTAATAATGAAGGTAAGGCTTGGCTGTCTTTTGCTGATGGAAGTGTAAAGGGATTTGCTTTTGAGGGTGAAAGGTTATTGGAAAAAGAAAGCCTTTATGGTGCATTAACGGAAGCAATAAACAGGGATTCATTAGCTGATTTATTGGTACGCTTGAATGGAAATTTTGCAGCGGTAATAACGATTAAAAATCAATGTTATTTAATTGTTGATAAGTTGCGTTCATATCCGTTGTTTTATTCCGGTACGCATGTTTCCGATGTCGGAGAACACTTATTGAAAACCATTCCTTCTGAAATCGATGAAGTGAATGCCTACGAATTACTATCATTGGGTTATTTGAGCGGAGCATCAACCTTGGTCAATGGAATAAAAAGTGTTGTGGCGGGGAGCTATGTCGTTATAAATACTGAAGATGGCAGTTTTTCTTCGTATGATTATTTTAGTCATATTTATAAAAAAGTTGGCAGAACTAAAGAAGAGATTTTTAAGTTGTCCCAAGAGAGATTGGAAGCCGGCTTTCAACGTATGCTGGGCTCTTTGAAGAAAAATCAGCCTCTTTTAATTCCTTTAAGCGGGGGATATGATTCGAGGTTGATTGCTTGTTTGTGTAAAAAGTTCGGTTTGGAAAATGTCACTTGTTTTACCTATGGGAGAGAGGATAGTTTTGAGGTTGCCATATCCAAGAAAGTTGCTTCAGCGTTGGGGTATAAGTGGTATTTTGTCGAATATTCGGAAGAAGTATGGAATCGTTTCTTGTCGAGTAAAGATTTCTTACAATATTGCCATTTTGCCGGTAATTTGACGGCAAATCCCCATTTCCAGGATTTGCCGGCTTTGCTAAAGCTGAAAGAGCAAGGAGTAATTACGCCAGATATGGTTGTTATACCTGGACATAGCGGGGATTTATTGGGTGGGAGTAAAATTCCTGTGCAAATTTTGGAGGGGCATTTGAAATCTTTTCGTCTGGAAAATTTAAGTCGGTTGATATTTGATAATTTCTTTGATTTGAATGTTTTAAACAGGAAGTACAAGCAAATTATTATCGCTAAGATAAACAGTGAATTACAAGAATATAAAAGTGGCTCTTTGGCTTCATTTTTGGATAATTATGAATGCTATTGGTTTGTAAAATCCAAGGTGGCAAATTTCCTTGTTAATTCTATGAGAGGTTATGAGTATGTGGGATTGGATTGGCGTTTGCCTTTGTGGGATGATGAGTATGTAAAAGTATGGTATGAAGTGGATTGGAAAGAAAAGTTTTATTCCAATCTGTATAATGAATTTATGTTTGAGAACTATTTCAAAAAAAGTAGGGTAGCATTTATTAAAAATAAGGGGATAACTAATACAGGCTTTGTAAATCAAATAAAAAAAATACTTCCTTCATTTTTAAATCAGGTGGCAAGGGAATGTTTGCAATTCATTCGGAGTATGAGAAAGCAGAAAAATGTAAATGCTTTCGATGATGTCGCACAAATTTTGTATAGTATGATATCTTCCGAAACGTATGATGGCATTAAACGTGTGAAGAGAGGAAATATAAATGCCGCCGTCGCTTATTATTATCTTGATTTATTGAAAAATAATCATATTGGTGTATAG
- a CDS encoding lipopolysaccharide biosynthesis protein, whose translation MIRISAIFQNEFIRNLVTLSSGTLIAQAIPMLATLVLSRLYSPSEMGEWGVFSSYASILAVIACLRYENAIVKPLRVLDAYNLSFLSIFMASSFTLVLYGIVFFVDVFQYDDFCSLSRKALYVLPLYVLCLSLIQVLGNLANKTKRYRSLAFSSVGRSLTQATSRITLGYCSFTNIGLIAGAGLGALFNVIFLSVKLRVRYFFVRAFSIKRVWHLVREYKDFPKYDLLSNVFNSISSHIPVILLAYFFLDDVAGYFSMALTLLFIPMSIIGTSLGQLYYRDACELHAKGGSLSGLTMKIFVPTYIGCGIFMLVLILGGETIFGFLLGSKWATVGKYATYMSLWLLLVTSISPLSSIFYVKDKQKINVYFNVTALVLRILVLLLGGFYFRSSDWTIFFFGIVSFLLFAVQGIIIKKLTEVVFSNRVLFYLLGVTVVLLLSYVWRVFVWLS comes from the coding sequence GTGATTCGAATTTCTGCTATATTCCAGAACGAGTTTATCCGCAATCTGGTAACATTAAGTTCCGGTACGCTTATTGCGCAAGCAATACCCATGTTGGCAACTTTAGTGTTGTCACGTTTGTATTCGCCTTCTGAAATGGGAGAATGGGGCGTGTTTTCCAGTTATGCGAGTATTTTGGCTGTCATTGCATGTCTGAGGTATGAAAATGCAATTGTAAAACCATTGCGGGTATTGGATGCTTATAATTTGTCGTTTTTGTCCATATTTATGGCATCGTCATTTACCTTGGTTTTGTATGGGATTGTTTTCTTCGTTGATGTTTTTCAATATGACGATTTTTGTTCGTTGAGCAGAAAGGCATTGTATGTTTTGCCTTTATATGTTTTATGCCTTTCGCTGATTCAGGTGTTAGGTAATTTGGCCAATAAAACGAAGCGATATCGTTCTTTGGCTTTTTCATCTGTTGGGCGCAGTTTGACGCAGGCGACTTCACGGATTACCTTGGGGTATTGTTCATTTACAAATATCGGTTTAATTGCCGGTGCCGGACTGGGAGCTTTGTTCAATGTCATTTTTTTGTCTGTAAAGCTTCGGGTACGTTATTTTTTCGTACGAGCCTTTTCTATTAAAAGAGTCTGGCATTTAGTTCGGGAGTATAAGGATTTTCCTAAATATGACTTATTAAGTAATGTTTTTAATTCGATATCTTCTCATATACCGGTAATTCTTCTTGCTTATTTCTTCCTGGACGATGTGGCGGGATATTTCTCGATGGCACTGACTTTGTTGTTTATTCCGATGTCGATTATCGGTACTTCTTTAGGACAATTGTATTACAGGGATGCCTGTGAATTGCATGCCAAAGGTGGTTCTTTAAGCGGTTTGACCATGAAAATATTTGTCCCAACTTATATCGGGTGCGGTATTTTTATGTTGGTGTTGATTTTGGGAGGGGAAACTATTTTCGGTTTTTTACTGGGAAGTAAATGGGCTACAGTCGGGAAGTATGCAACTTATATGAGTTTGTGGCTGTTGTTGGTGACTTCTATTTCTCCGTTGAGCAGTATTTTTTATGTAAAGGATAAGCAGAAAATAAATGTTTATTTTAATGTGACAGCTTTGGTGCTTAGAATCCTTGTGTTGCTGTTGGGAGGATTCTATTTCCGTTCCAGCGACTGGACTATATTTTTTTTTGGTATAGTCAGTTTTTTACTTTTTGCTGTTCAAGGGATTATTATAAAGAAATTGACAGAGGTCGTTTTTTCTAATCGGGTATTGTTTTATTTGTTAGGAGTGACGGTTGTGCTTTTATTGTCTTATGTATGGAGAGTCTTTGTATGGTTGAGTTGA